Proteins from one Panthera leo isolate Ple1 chromosome D1, P.leo_Ple1_pat1.1, whole genome shotgun sequence genomic window:
- the SNX19 gene encoding sorting nexin-19 isoform X2 has protein sequence MKAETVSSLQETPAESSWSLSNLLSSRKLMTVGIVLGWLMVIHFLVNVWLLCLLSALLAVLGGWLGSNAIVGASGRLHLERFIPVATCPPNPEAERQLEQEINRTIQMIIRDFVSSWYRSVSQEPAFEEEMEAAMRGLVQELRRRMGMVDSHALVQRVLTLCGCHLQSYIQAKEATAEKQSGTVEPSQLWEAYFRATAPHPAVQSPSTEVTYTRGIVNLLLQGLVPKPHLETRTGRHVVVELITCNVILPLISKLSDPDWIHLVLVGIFSKARNNPTGVVKPTSPASALEKPSVPTSLPLIVEVQSLPEVRAPSPAAAPVLLNCSEPEGPSHHSPEVEEGHEAIEGELGGMPEERKVGNNSSHFLQPDIRGPLFLCEELESPLSELSKETIMLMTPGNFLSDRIQDALCALEGPQSLESKNVEASEGIEGAEAEEGPGTETEAGLLVSMLTSCPEIHIDTADKEVEQGDVTSLTALLTDPERTCPPRPSCLEKDLTNGVSSLDPSLPQVLLSSSPTGPVSSATFSFEPLSSPDGPVVIQNLRITGTITAREHSGTGFHPYTLYTVKYETALDGENSTGLQQLAYHTVNRRYREFLNLQTRLEEKSDLRKFIKNVKGPKKLFPDLPFGNMDSDRVEARKSLLESFLKQLCAIPEIANSEEIQEFLALNTDARIAFVKKPFMVSRIDKMVVSAIVDTLKTAFPRSEPQSPTEELSEAETESKPQTEGKKTSKSRLRFSSSKIAPALNITEAPEKILYCFQEGSVESEILSMSGMESFIEKQTKLLEMQPAEVPEKDREQIPKGCVDGYLSDPAVPAQDLSTSDPGTETELADTALDLLLLLLMEQWRWLCTENMQKVLRLVFGTLIQRYCSRNPGGEQMPAELESSLGVTTATRHQQAFDLLPLGHHPGILGSQCLC, from the exons ATGAAGGCAGAGACAGTGTCCTCGTTGCAAGAGACTCCAGCTGAGTCCAGCTGGAGCCTCAGTAACCTGCTGAGTAGCCGGAAGCTGATGACTGTGGGGATCGTGCTCGGCTGGCTCATGGTCATCCACTTTCTGGTCAATGTGTGGCTTCTCTGCCTTCTGTCTGCATTGCTAGCGGTGCTGGGAGGATGGCTGGGCTCAAACGCCATTGTGGGGGCTTCAGGTCGACTGCATCTGGAACGCTTCATCCCAGTGGCCACCTGTCCTCCCAACCCTGAGGCAGAGAGGCAATTGGAACAGGAGATCAACCGCACCATCCAGATGATTATTCGGGACTTTGTGTCTTCCTGGTATCGCTCAGTGAGCCAGGAGCCAGCCtttgaggaagaaatggaggCCGCCATGAGAGGCTTGGTCCAGGAGCTCCGGAGGAGGATGGGCATGGTGGACAGTCATGCTCTTGTTCAGAGGGTTCTGACTCTGTGCGGTTGTCACCTGCAGAGCTATATTCAGGCAAAGGAGGCCACAGCTGAGAAGCAGAGTGGTACAGTCGAGCCCTCCCAGCTCTGGGAGGCTTACTTCCGAGCTACTGCCCCACATCCTGCTGTACAGAGCCCCAGCACTGAGGTCACCTATACACGTGGCATTGTAAATTTGTTACTGCAAGGACTCGTGCCAAAGCCCCACTTGGAGACCCGGACCGGGCGCCATGTTGTGGTGGAACTCATTACTTGCAATGTAATCTTACCACTAATCAGCAAGCTTTCAGATCCCGACTGGATCCACCTTGTACTTGTGGGCATCTTTTCCAAGGCCAGAAATAATCCTACAGGAGTGGTTAAACCAACCTCCCCAGCCAGTGCTCTGGAAAAGCCCTCAGTGCCCACATCTCTGCCTCTGATTGTTGAGGTACAGAGTCTGCCAGAAGTGAGAGCCCCGTCTCCAGCAGCAGCACCAGTGCTACTAAACTGTAGCGAGCCAGAGGGGCCTTCCCACCACTCGCCAGAAGTTGAAGAAGGCCATGAAGCAATAGAGGGAGAATTGGGTGGAatgccagaagaaagaaaagtaggaaacaacTCATCTCATTTCCTACAGCCAGATATTCGAGGCCCTTTGTTCTTATGTGAAGAGCTGGAGTCTCCATTGTCTGAACTGAGTAAAGAAACCATCATGCTCATGACCCCAGGCAACTTCCTCTCTGACAGGATCCAGGATGCCCTGTGTGCCCTAGAGGGTCCCCAGTCTCTGGAGTCTAAGAATGTTGAGGCATCTGAAGGAATCGAAGGAGCAGAGGCTGAGGAGGGTCCAGGAACAGAAACAGAGGCAGGCCTGCTGGTCTCCATGCTGACTTCCTGCCCAGAGATCCACATTGACACAGCAGACAAGGAAGTAGAGCAAGGAGATGTCACCTCTCTTACAGCTTTGCTGACAGATCCGGAGAGGACCTGCCCCCCACGACCCTCATGCTTAGAGAAGGATCTCACCAATGGCGTGAGCTCCTTAGATCCTAGTCTCCCACAGGTTCTGCTGTCCTCCTCTCCAACCGGTCCTGTCAGCTCAGCCACCTTCAGCTTTGAGCCCCTGAGCAGTCCAGACGGCCCAGTTGTTATCCAGAACCTTCGTATCACTGGTACCATTACTGCTCGAGAGCACAGTGGCACTGGATTCCACCCATACACACTCTACACGGTGAAG TATGAGACAGCTCTGGACGGTGAGAACAGCACTGGCCTGCAGCAGCTGGCCTACCACACTGTGAATCGCCGCTACCGCGAGTTCCTCAATCTGCAGACACGTCTGGAGGAGAAATCAGATCTACGGAAGTTCATCAAAA acgTAAAGGGTCCTAAAAAGCTCTTTCCAGATCTTCCATTTGGAAACATGGATAGTGACAGAGTAGAAGCCCGTAAGAGCCTCCTGGAATCCTTTCTAAAG CAACTCTGTGCCATTCCAGAGATCGCTAACAGTGAGGAGATACAGGAGTTCCTTGCTCTGAACACAGATGCTCGTATTGCCTTTGTCAAGAAACCATTCATGGTGTCCAGAATAGACAAG ATGGTGGTGAGTGCTATCGTGGACACCTTGAAGACAGCATTTCCTCGCTCTGAACCCCAGAGTCCCACAGAAGAGCTGAGTGAGGCCGAGACAGAAAGCAAGCCCCAGACAGAAGGCAAGAAGACTAGCAA GTCCAGGCTGAGGTTCTCATCCAGTAAGATTGCTCCAGCACTGAATATAACTGAAGCACCTGAGAAGATTCTCTATTGTTTCCAGGAAGGCAGTGTG GAGTCAGAGATCCTATCCATGTCTGGGATGGAGTCCTTTATTGAAAAACAGACAAAGTTACTAGAAATGCAGCCAGCAGAAGTCCCAGAAAAAGACCGTGAACAAATCCCCAAAGGTTGTGTGGATGGTTACTTGTCAGATCCAGCCGTGCCAGCCCAAGACCTCAGCACCAGTGATCCGG gaacagagacagagctaGCTGACACAGCCCTGGATCTGCTCCTCTTGCTGCTAATGGAACAGTGGAGATGGCTGTGTACAGAAAACATGCAAAAAGTTCTTCGTCTTGTCTTTGGGACCCTAATTCAGAG